AATGTTATCGTTTTGGCAGCAACCAATCGTGCCGATGTTCTTGACAAAGCCCTAATGAGAGCAGGACGCTTCGACCGCCAAATTTATGTCGAATTGCCCAATATTAATGAGCGTAAGGAAATTTTTAATGTTCACTTACGTCCTATTAAAACCGCTGAAGCTCTTGACTTGGATTTTCTGGCGAAACAAACCCCAGGATTTTCAGGGGCTGATATTGCTAATGTATGTAATGAAGCCGCTCTTATTGCTGCTCGAAAAGGTAAGAAAGCAGTAAGCAAGGAAGATTTTATGGATGCGGTTGATCGTATTGTGGGTGGACTTGAAAAGAAAACGAAAATCATCACACCAGAAGAGCGTAAAGCCATTGCATTTCACGAAGCAGGTCACGCCACTGTGAGTTGGCTTTTGGAACACGCCGCTCCTTTGGTTAAGGTAACTATTGTTCCGCGAGGGCAATCGTTAGGGGCAGCTTGGTATTTACCCGAAGAACGACAAATTGTTCGTACCGAGCAAATTTTGGACGAAATGTGTGCAGCTTTGGGCGGACGAGCCTCTGAAGAGGTTACCTTTGGTAAAATCTCTACTGGAGCCCTCAGTGATTTGGAAAAAGTAACCAAACAGGCACGGGCTATGGTAACTATTTACGGATTAAATGATAAGATAGGGAATTTAACTTATTATGATTCAAGTGGTCAGGAATATAATTTCACTAAGCCCTATAGTGAGCAAACGGCTCAACTTATTGATCAAGAGATTTCTAAAATCATTGAAACCCAATATCAGAGAGCAATTCAAATTTTAACCGAGAATAAGGAAAAACTTACTCGTTTAGCCCATTTATTATTGGAAAGAGAGGTTATTTTTAAAGAAGATTTGGAGGATATTTTTGGTAAAAGACAATATGGTAATGATATAGAACCAACCGTAAAAGTCAATGAAAGTTTACAACAACAAGTAGATGCTACCGAAAGTTAATGGTTTATAAAAACCTATAAATTTCATAAAAATAAAAAAACTTGATTAACAAAGTGTTTTAATCAAGTTTTTTTTATAATTTTACGTTTTGATTTACATCATATCGTGTAACACATCAGTCAAGGTTAATGAGTTTTTTTAAAAAGATATTTGGCTCTCGTAATGAAACTTCTAAAAGTAAGGAAGAAAGGGGGAAATATGCTCCCGCAGAGCAGAAGAAAATTTCGGCAGATGAATGCTTCGCTATAAAATTCGTTGAAAATGGCGGAAAATTTATTTATTGCGAAAGTGAGATAGAAATACAACAGATTTTTGTTAATATCATCAGAGAGATAGGAATTGATGCCCGAATAGCAACTCCTAGTCAGCAGCTCGTTGAAATGTTTGGCGAGTTTGAGTCTCTTTTTGTCAAAAATGTAGATAAAGCTAACATCTACCTTACCGATTGTGAATATTTGCTTACGGATAAGGGGGCGATACTCTTTTCATCAAATCAATTAAGGCAAAAGAAAATGAAGGATTTGCCCAAAATTTTTATTGTTTTTGCCAAAACCTCACAGATGGTACTTGATATCAGTGAAGGGATGCGTGGAATCAAAAACAAGTATCGTAAAAAGATACCTTCAGGCATTACAGCGCTTCATAACTTTAAAGAAAGTCAAGACGATTTTTTGACTTACGGCACTTGTTCCAAAAAAATGTATCTCATTTTATTGGAAGATATGTCTAACTAAAACCACACATTGTGAACGAATTTGTCAAAAGAATTATAACCGGATTTATTTATATTTTCCTTTTGCTTTCAGCCATTATGCTTGATGCTGATGCTTTTGATTTTCTATTTTTGTCTTTCGGAATAATCTGTCTTTTCGAATTTAAAATGCTTATTAAGCTACGTGGCTTGTATATATTTATTGCTTTCTTGTTTATGTGGTGGGTTTTTATCCATTTGCGTACGTCTGAATTTTCGGTGTATTTACTTCTACTCACCACAATATTGGTAAACAGTTTCTTGGTGTTGGATTTATTTTCAGAGAAAAAACCTTTAAGGCTTAGAGATAATAATTACAAATTTTTCATCAGTTTGGTATATATTGGTGCAGGATGTATTTTTATGCCTCTGATTTACAAACACGAATTGTTTAACTCGTATACAAAACTTGAAGCACAACTTACAATGATAGGCATTTTGTGCATCATTTGGGCAAGTGACAGTTTTGCTTATTTGATTGGTAAGAGTTTAGGTAAACATAAATTATTGGAACGAATATCGCCTAAAAAGACCATTGAAGGTACGCTTGGTGGGTTGGTAGGTGCTATTATTACGGCTTCTATTATTTCAACTTATACCGAAAAAACTACTTGGCATTGGGTTGTATTGTCAATAGTATTGGTGATTACTGGTACGCTTGGAGATTTGGTCGAATCTCGATTTAAACGCGTGGCTCGAGTTAAAGATAGTGGTACTTCATTACCTGGTCACGGAGGATTGTTAGACCGATTGGATAGTTTAATATTTGCTTCCCCTTTTGCATTTTTAACCTTACAATTTTTAGCATATGTTTCATAAAGAAGGATTTAAAATCATTTTAACTTCGTTTTTTATTACCATTGGATTGGTTTTGGTAGCTCATTATTTTGTTCCTATTTTTTGGCTCTCAAAGCTAATACAGATTTTGGCGGTTATTTTTCTGATTCTCATTCTCCAATTTTTTAGAAATCCAAAAAGGCGAGGAGAATGTAATGATTATCGGGTAATTGCCCCTGTTGATGGAAAAGTAGTGGTGATTGAAGAAGTCTTTGAGAAGGAATATTTTAAAGATAAACGTATTCAGGTTTCGATATTTATGTCGCCAGTAAATGTACACGTAACTCGTTATGCTATAGGCGGGAAGGTAGTTTTTAGCAAATATCATCCTGGTAAATATTTGGTAGCTTGGCACCCCAAAGCTTCTGAGGAAAACGAGCGAACAACAGTAGTGGTTGAAAATGAGGTGTTTGGTAAGGTGTTGTATCGGCAAATAGCAGGAGCCTTAGCTAAACGTATCGTGAACTATGCCAAAGAAGGCGATGTGGCGCTTCAAGGAGCAGATGCTGGTTTTATTAAATTTGGGTCACGAGTGGATTTGTTTTTGCCACTTGATACTAAAATAAACGTTTCTTTGGGCGATAAGGTTAAAGGGGGAATTGATTTCATCGCTGAAAAAAAAGTGGAATCATCATCCGATGATTGCGTATAAATACGTAATTTCGCATAACATTTGAAAAATTTATAAATACTAAATATTTTTATTATAAATGGGAAGAGCATTTGAGTTTAGAAAAGCCCGAAAGTTTAAACGATGGGCAGCAATGGCAAAAACTTTTACACGCATCGGGAAAGATATTGTGATGGCAGTTAAAGAAGGTGGGCCACACCCCGAGAGTAACTCCCGTTTACGTGCCGTAATTCAGAATGCAAAAGCAGCCAATATGCCCAAAGAAAATATTGAGAGGGCAATAAAGAAGGCTTCGGAAAAGGATACAGCCAATTATAAAGAGGTGCTGTTTGAAGGCTACGCTCCGCATGGTATAGCTGTTTTAATTGAAACGGCTACCGATAATAACAATCGTACCGTTGCTAACATTCGTAGTTACTTTAACAAATGTAATGGCACTTTAGGCACATCGGGTTCAGTGGAGTTTATGTTTGACCATACTTGTAATTTCAGAATCAATGCAGAGGGCTTGGAAGCAGAAGAATTAGAGCTTGAAATGATTGATTTCGGGGCCGAAGAAGTTTTTCAAGATGAGGATGGTATCCATATTTATGCGCCTTTTGAAAGTTTTGGTGCTATTCAAAAAGAACTTGAAGGGAGAAATATTGAAATTCTTTCTTCTGGATTTGAGCGTATTCCGCAGATAACAAAAGAGTTATCGCCAGAAGAACAAGCCGATGTTGAAAAACTTTTGGAAAAAATAGAAGAAGATGAAGACGTTCAAAATGTCTATCATACGATGAAAGAAACCGAAAGCTAAATACTCATACAACAAGAGAATATTTTATAGTTAATTTTATGTAACGATTAAGATATAGGTATCGTACTTTCAAAAGAAAACAAAACGAGGAAAAATTTTTAAAAATTTTTCCTCGTTTTGTTTTTAGAATTTGATTTCAAACTTATCTTGAGTTAAGGTATTAGACTTTATAAATTCAAAAGTATATGAATTTTCTTGGTTTTTGAATAATATACCTTGCATACCCTCAGGAGTTTGAGCCATATAAATATCGGGTAATGAAGTTTTTTGTATTTTAAGAATGATTTTCGGAGAACTGTCTATCAATTGAAAACCTAATTCATTGGGTTGTGCATATAAAATAGGTAAGGTTGAGGTACTTTTTGCCACATTGGTCGTTGGATAGTCTTTTGAAGTGCCTATCAGATTATTTTTTCGGAATTCAGCCAATTTGTTTTCTGCCGAAAATGCTTCTCGTAAGGCTTGTTGATAAGCGCGTTTGAATTCTTTTTCTTTACTTTTTCCTATCTCTGAGGTGAATACTTCTTTGCCAGTACAGTCCGTTAGTTTTAGTGTCAGCTTTGTTATAAACATTCCTGAACTATTACTAACTGAAGCCTTGAGTAATTCACAAGGTTTTGAGGCTATTTCAGTAGGAATTTCATTTTCCCAAAAGGTTTTGAAACTATTTTTTTCAAATAGAAATTTTGTCAGCTCGCTGAGTTGAAACTCGTTATCCGTTTTCATAAAGTCAAAGCGTTTCGGAATGATAACATACTGCTGTTGAAAATCTTGTGCCCAATGACATAAAGGAAATAAAAATACAAAACTTAAGAATAATGATTTCATTGTAATATAGAATAAAATTTGACGATTTGTTTATTTTCTTAATAATGATAAAATAACAGCTAAATTACATTTTTTATCTGAATAGTTATCTGAAAAACTGAAAATAGTTTCTCCAATTTTGTTTATTTTTGGACTTTGGTTCATTTAAAAACAAATTTTATTATGAAACGACAAATTATTATTACTTCCGATGGCTCTACTTCAATATATATTGAGGATTGGAATGAAAGTTATCATTCTAAACACGGGGCTATTCAGGAGGCTTATCACGTTTTTATTAAAAACGGACTGAATCTCTTCGAAAGCAGAAGTATAAATATTCTCGAAATTGGTTTTGGAACCGGATTAAATGCCTTTATTACCTTTTTGGAACACCGAAAAAGAAAATTGAATGTAAATTACCAAACAGTAGAGGCGTACCCGCTAACTTTACAAGAGGCAATGGCAATGAACTACGTGCAACAACTTAACGCTACTGACAATTTGTCCGTTTTTGAGCAGTTGCATACCTGCACTTGGGAGCAAGAGCACAGTCTATGTTCTTCGTTCCGATTCAAAAAGCGAAATCAACTTTTTCAAAACATAAATGATGTGAAGCATTTTGATTTGATTTATTTTGATGCTTTTGGGGCAAGAGTACAACCCGAATTATGGAACGAAAACATATTCAGAAAAATGTTTCAAGCCCTTAAAGAAGGAGGGTATTTGGTTACTTATTCGGCTAAGGGGAGTGTACGCAGAGCGATGCAAGCTTGTGGTTTTAAGGTCGAAAAATTACAAGGTCCGCCAGGCAAGCGAGAAATGCTTCGGGCACGAAAGTAGTATTGTATGTAAAAGAATGCAATTTTTAGAATTGACTTAAAAAATAGAATACATAAAAAATGATGGATTTCTGTCAGTCTGGGTGAAGTCGAAGCCTGACACTAAAAATTATCATCATACTTTTTATAACACAACCAAATTTTTATATTTTCGCATTGATTTATAAAAGATAGATGATGTCAGATTCTTACGAACAAATTTTTAAAAATAACCGCCGATGGATTGAAAGTAAGCTCAAAGAAAATAAAGATTTTTTCAAGGAACTTGCTGAGGCTCAAAATCCTGAATTTTTATATATTGGTTGCTCTGACAGTAGGGTCACCGCCGAAGAACTTATGGGTGTAAAGCCTGGGCAGGTTTTTGTGCATCGTAATATAGCCAATGTGGTGAATGCCATTGATATGAATGTGGCTTCGGTAATACAATATGCGGTGGAACATTTGCGAGTAAAACATATTGTGATTTGTGGGCATTATCATTGTGGAGGGGTAAAATCAGCGATGACAGCGCAAGATTTGGGGCTATTAAATCCGTGGCTTAGAAATATTCGTGATGTGTATCGTTTGCATCAAGATGAGCTCGATGCCATTGAAGATGAAGACAAGCGTTATGACCGATTGGTGGAGCTAAACGTACAAGAACAATGCATCAATGTAATCAAAACCGCCGCCGTTCAAAAACGTTACATTGAAGAGGGCGTTCCGTGGGTACACGGTTGGGTTTTTGATTTGAAAAATGGGAAATTAATCGATCTAAAGATTGATTTTCATAAGATTATGAAGGATATTCAGAAAATATACGATTTAACCGATACCGAATGGATGATGCCTAGAAGGCGCTAGTTTATAGCAAGTGAGGAAGTCCTGAACGAATATGCAAATCGCGTTGAGGAAACGGAATTTCTATGCCGTGCTTGGCAAATTCTTTGAAAATAGCATAGTAAAGTTCACTTTTGAGTACCACAGGTTTTTGGGTGTAAGTGGAAGTCCAAACCACCAATTCGAAATTCAAAGAGTTATCACCATATTCCACAAACCAAAAAGCAGGAGCAGGATTTTCCAATACAGCTGTGTTTTGTCGAGCTACATTCAGTACAATTTCACGCACTTTTTCCGGATCTTCTTTATATGATACTCCAACGGGATAGTGAAAACGCACCAAGCGATCGTTATGTGACCAGTTAATTACATTTGTATTGATAAATTGTGAATTAGGCACAATCACCGAAATGTTATCATTTGTCACTACAGTGGTCGAACGCATTGAAATTTCAACTACATCTCCCGAAATGTCACCAACTTGAATACGATCACCAATTTTTATAGGGCGCTCAAAAAGGATGATAATCCCAGAGATGAAATTGTTAGTAATGTTTTGTAAACCAAAACCAATACCCACGCCCAATGCTCCGAATAGCCAACCAAAAGCACTTAAGTCAAATCCTGCAGATTTAAAGATAAACAAAAAACCAAAAAGGAGTAGAAAATAACGAGCAATAGTTACGATAGCCGCACGAACCCCTTGCTGTGAGATGCGCTTGGTTAACAATTTATTTTCTAAAAAATGACTTAGCTTTTTTGAAAGAAAAATCAAAAGAAAACTGGAAAGCGTTAAATAAATCAGTGTCAGTAGAGTAAAGTTATTTCCTTTGATGTCAAAAATAACGATAGTCATTACATTTTTTATTTTTCCCCAAAGATCCGTAAGTGTTGCGGTAAGAAGCATAAGTAAAATAATTTTTTCAAAAATACGTTTTATTTGTTGAATTTGAAATACTCAAAAAAATAAAGGAATTCTTAAATTTAATAAGAATTCCTTTATTATACTCTTGTATTACAATACGATTATTGTGCTACAGTTCCTTTGATAGATAAGGATTTTATTGTTCCGTTTTTAGCATTGGAATAAACTTGTATCGTTTTACGGATAGGACCAACACGTGAAGTGTCATATTTAACTTCAATTTTACCAGAAGCTCCAGGTGCAACAGGCTCCTTAGGCCAAGCAGGTACTGTACAACCGCAAGTTGAAGTAGCATTGGTGATTACAAGAGGAGCTTTTCCTGTATTGGTGAATTCAAAAACTCGAACTCCGTTGCTTCCTGCTTTTACCGTACCGTAATCAATTTCTTCTGCTTTGAATGTAATTTCTGCAGATTCAGCTTCTTGTGCATACGTTACAGCACCAAAAACAGCTACAAATAAAAATGTTAAAATCTTTTTCATGACATAAAAATTTAAAAAATTAGTTTTACTTTTATTCCTTCATTTTAATAAATGTGGGGGCAAATGTATTTTTATTTCTTTAAATACGCAAGAAGTTTTACATTTGCACAATAATTTAACAAACAAAAATCAAGCCAAAGTATGGAAATCCCTTCAAAATATTTACCCAATTCGGTAGAAGCCAAATGGTACGAATACTGGATGAAACACAATTTCTTCCACTCAACTCCCGATGAAAGAACACCTTACACCATTGTAATTCCCCCGCCAAACGTTACGGGAATTTTGCATATGGGGCATATGCTCAATAACACAATTCAAGATGTACTTATCCGCCGTGCAAGGCTAAAAGGTTTCAATGCTTGTTGGGTGCCGGGTACCGACCACGCTTCTATTGCCACCGAAGCCAAAGTAGTGGCAAAGCTCAAAGAACAAGGCATCGACAAAGCCAACCTCACACGTGAGGAATTCCTCAAACACGCTTGGGATTGGACGCATCAGTATGGGGGCGTTATCCTTGAGCAGCTCAAAAAACTCGGCTGTTCGTGCGATTGGGACAGAACCAAATTCACCCTTGATGATGACCTTTATGCTTCAGTGATAAAGGTGTTTGTCGATTTATACAATAAAGGATACATCTATCGCGGATATCGAATGGTTAATTGGGACCCCGAAGCCAAAACCACACTTTCGGATGAAGAGGTTATTTATAAAGAACAGAACGGAAAACTTTTCTATCTGAAATACAAAATAGAAGGTTCAGAGGAATATCTTTTGGTTGCTACCACGCGTCCTGAAACCATTTTCGGAGATATTGCCGTTTGTATCAACCCCAAAGATGAGCGTTACAAACATCTGAAAGGCAAAAGAGTAATCGTGCCGATTGTTAATCGTATTGTGCCGATTATCGAAGACGAATACGTGGATATTGAGTTTGGAACAGGAGCTTTGAAAATCACTCCGGCTCACGACAAAAACGACTACGAAATCGGCGAACGCCATAAACTCGAAATCATCGACGCCTTTACCGACGATGCCAAACTGAATCATCACGGATTGCATTACGAAGGAAAAGACCGATTTGTGGTTCGCAAAGAGATAGTTAAAGAACTCGAAGCAAAAGATTTATTGCTGAAAACGGAAGATTACCTTAATAAAGTCGGTACATCGGAGCGTACAGGGGCTGTTATCGAACAACGCCCACTCGACCAATGGTTTTTGAAGATGGAAGATTTGGTAAAACCTGCCATCAGCGGAGTTTTGGAAAGCGAAGAAATCAATTTCTTCCCCAAAAGATATGAAAATACCTATCGCCATTGGATGGAAAACATCCGCGATTGGAACATTTCGCGTCAGCTTTGGTGGGGACAACAAATTCCGGCGTATTATTATGGTAGCGGAAAAGAAGATTTCGTAGTTGCCGAAACCAAAGAAAAAGCCTTAGAATTGGCAAAAGCAAAATCTAATAACTATTCCCTAACAACTAATGACTTAAAGCAGGACGAAGACGCTCTCGATACGTGGTTCTCTTCTTGGTTGTGGCCAATGAGCGTTTTTGGCGGAATTTTAGACCCTGAAAACAAAGAATACAATTATTATTATCCTACCAATGATTTGGTTACAGGTCCTGATATTATTTTCTTTTGGGTGGCGAGAATGATTATGGCAGGGTACGAATTCAAAGGGAAAAAACCTTTTACCAATGTTTATTTCACGGGGATTGTTCGCGACAAGCAGGGACGAAAAATGTCCAAACAATTAGGAAATTCGCCCGATGCGTTGAAATTGATTGATGACTTTGGTGCGGACGGCGTTCGTGTGGGGCTTTTATTGTCGTCCGCAGCAGGAAATGACTTACTTTTCGATGAGGCTCTTTGTCAGCAAGGTAGCGGATTTGCCAACAAGATTTGGAATGCCTTCCGACTCGTAAAAGGTTGGGAAATTTCGGAAGCTAATCAGCCTGAAAACAATCGAATTGCCATCGAATGGTACCGAAATAAGTTCCAAAAGGTACTTGCCGAAACCGAAGACGATTTTGCAAAATACAGAATCTCCGATGCCTTGATGAAAATTTACAAATTGGTGTGGGACGACTTCTGTTCGTGGCTCTTGGAGATGGTAAAACCTGCTTACGGACAGCCAATTGACCAAAAAACGTTTACCGAAATCATCGCCATTTTTGAAGATAACCTCAAATTGTTACATCCGTTTATGCCGTTTATTACGGAGGAAATCTGGCAACATATCACCGAGCGAAAACCTCAGGAGGCTCTGGTAGTGGCAAAATATCCTGAAATAACTTCGTTTGATGAGCAGATTTTAGCCGAATTTGAGACCGCTGCCGAAGTAATTTCGGGCATTAGAACCATACGAAAAGAGAAAAACATTCCGTTTAAGGAAGAAATGCCCCTTTCGGTACTCAACAACGAACAAACGGCAACGACTTTCGATGTGATTATCGCCAAATTAGGGAATTTGTCCGAACTGAAATATGTTAGCCAAAAGGTAGAGGGGGCGATTTCGTTCCGAGTGAAGTCCAACGAGTATTTTATCCCGATGCAGGGCAACATCAATGTAGAGGAAGAAATCAAAAAACTCGAAGAGGAACTCAAATATACGCAAGGCTTTTTGGCTTCGGTGGAGAAAAAACTCTCCAACGAGAAATTTGTCAGCTCCGCTCCTGAAAAAGTGGTGGAAATGGAACGTAAAAAACAAGCCGACGCACTAGCGAAGATTGAAACCATTCAACAAAGCCTTAAAAACCTGCGGGGGTAAGGAAAAGGAAAAAGTGTAAAGGATAAAGTTACAAGAAAGGGCGAAAGATTTTTTCGCTTTTACGTAGAGCATATACGAATACATAGACATTCAATACCAATTATAAACTAAATTAAATATTATGTATAGAGAAAAATGGAAACTTTTGCTTGGAGAAAAAAGATTTAGAGAAAAATCTCCAACAATACCTACTGATGGAAGAAATCCCTTTGAAAATGATTATGGTAGACTTATTTCAAGTTCCCCTATTAGACGTCTACAGGATAAGACACAAGTCTTTCCACTAGAACAGAGCGATTATATAAGAACGAGATTAACCCATTCCCTTGAAGTATCCTATATTGCTAGCTCAATAGGTCAGAGTATTGAAAAAGTTTTACTCAAAAAAGGAGATATTACTGATGATCAAAAAGGACTTCTTAGTTCACTTCTTAGAGTTGCTGGATTAGTTCACGACCTAGGAAACCCCCCATTCGGACATTTCGGAGAAAAAGCTATAGCTACTTTTTTTTCAGATTATTTTGATAAAAAAAGTACATCCCTTAATGATAATGAAAAAGCTGATTTGAAATATTTTGATGGTAATGTTCAAACATTTAGGATATTATCCAAGCTATATTACTTTGGAGATGGTTTTGGCTATAATTTAACCTATTCTTCACTAGCTTCAATCGTAAAATATCCTTTCAGTTCCGTAGAGGGCAATCAAGGAGATTCAGAGGATATTGCTAAGAAGAAGTTTGGATACTTTGTTACAGAAGAGAGTTTATATAAAGAAATAGATGGATATTTACAACTAAACAACAAGAGAAATCCTATTACTTATTTACTTGAAGCTGCTGATGATATTGCGTATAGTGCAGCAGATATAGAAGATAGTATAAAGCTTGGTATTATAGATATAAACAAAGTAAGAAAAATCTTTAATGAAAACTTATCTAAAAATAAAATACAAGTCCTTAAAGAGTTAGATTCACTAACTAACAAATTTTGGGATGAGAGGGACTCCTCCTTAGTTATACAAAAGTTTAGAATTTTCACCCAAAGAATTATGATTGAAAAAATTATAGAAACTTTTGAAAACAATTATGATAAAATTATGGAAGGAACTATGAAAGAAGAAATTATCAAAATTTCAGAAGCCTCTGACATAAGAAAAGCATATAAAGAATTACAATCTATTGTTTTTAAAGATAAATGTATTATTAAAAAGGAAATTGCGGGATGGGAAGCCATCTATGGGTTGTTAGACATTTTTGTAAAAGCCTCTGAAAGTCCAAGCTTTTGTGAAAAAGAGGGCACTTATGATTCCCGTTTATACAATTTAATATCATCAGATCATAGATATGTGTATGAGAATATTGAAAAGTATAACAACGATGAATATAAAAAACTTCAGATGATAGTAGACTATATCTCTGGAATGACAGATTCTTATGCCATTAATTTATATCAACAATTAAAAGGAATTAAATTATAAATGTTTTTCGAAGAGGAGAATATCAAAAAAAAATTTCAAGATTATTTTGTACACAAAATGAAAGAGAATAACGCTATATCTCTTTTATACAACATCCTTTCTGTTGAGACAGCTTATGTAATAGGTGGTTTTTTCAGAGATTTTTTATATGGGAAAAATAGTCGTGATATAGATATAATAGTAGACATTAAAAGAACACAACTAATCGAAATAATATCGTCCTTTTGCTTTCCCCATAAAGTAAATAGATATGGGGGGATCAAAATCAAGTTAAGTGATTTAGAGTTAGATATTTGGTCTATAGAGGACAATTGGGCTTTCAAAAATAACTTGGTAAAGTTAAATGAAAATGACAAATTGAATAGTATAGCCAAGGGGTGCTTTTACAACTATGATTCATTAGTAATTAATCTCCACAACTTTTCATACAACTTGAAGTATTATAAAGACTTTGTAAAAAATAATCAACTTGATATTCTTCAAAAAAAATCGATATATAAAAATTTAAATCCTTCTGTTGAGGCGAATATAATAAGAGCCTTTTATATAAAGTATAGATTCAATTCTTCTTTAAGCGATAACACTTATTTATATGTGAGTAAAAAACTTGGACATTTACGAGATAAATATGGTAATGTATTGTCTCATCTTAATAAAATTAAACAAACTTATCCGAAGTACAATGAATTAAATTCAGCTTACATAGAGTGTTGTATAGAAGAAATAAAAAAAAATAATAACTATAATAATCAATATCTTCTAGATTTTTAAAGATTACAAAAAACAAATTATTACAAATCAATCAAATAAAGAATTATGTTAACGCGTTTATAAACATTATCAAGATTCTAGCACGTATTTTTTCATTTTAAGGGAATTACCTAAAAGAATAAAACGTGTATCCCAAATCTCTTTATTAAAGTTTTTAATTAAAAAACAAATGACTTCTTATTCTCCCTATTTAAGCGAAACACCAAAACGCTTGTTTTCTTGTTTCGCCTAAATAGGCGAAGCCCCAAAACACGTGGAGGAAACCTTTGCCTAAATAGGTAAAGGTAGAAAACAGCTGTTTTTACATATCGCCTAAGTAGGCGAAGGTTGGGAACATTTGTTTTCTCGTTTCGCCTAAATGATTGCAACTAAACAACAACAAATGTTAAAATTCAACCTAAAAGCGCTTACACAATAATATTTTTGTACATTAGCGGAAAAAGTAAAACACATTACTGATTGTCAAACTAAATTTATACCGCTATGAACAAACTAAACACTTCCATTCGCACTACCCAAATCGATGATGTTTCTGACTTACTTTTGGTGAGAACAAGTGATTGACACGACCAATACCACCATAAAACGAAGAAACAATCAGGGAAAAGGAGATAGTCAAACTAAGAAGTAAAAGAATATAAGGATGAAGACAAAGGATGAAAATGAGGTTGCGAAAGTATTTTTGTCTTTGAGTTTTGCAAATGGGAATATGTAATGTTATTTATTAGGTATATATAGGTATAGGGGGCTACTTGAATGAGTAGTCTTTTGTTGTTATTGTGGGGAAGGATTTGTTTTTGAATTATTTTGACAGAATTGTTTTTTTGGGTTTAACTTTTTGTTTTTCATTATTTTATTTTGTTTAATAAAAAATATTTTAGAAAAAACTTTA
This genomic window from Capnocytophaga canimorsus contains:
- a CDS encoding LUD domain-containing protein is translated as MSFFKKIFGSRNETSKSKEERGKYAPAEQKKISADECFAIKFVENGGKFIYCESEIEIQQIFVNIIREIGIDARIATPSQQLVEMFGEFESLFVKNVDKANIYLTDCEYLLTDKGAILFSSNQLRQKKMKDLPKIFIVFAKTSQMVLDISEGMRGIKNKYRKKIPSGITALHNFKESQDDFLTYGTCSKKMYLILLEDMSN
- a CDS encoding phosphatidylserine decarboxylase family protein gives rise to the protein MFHKEGFKIILTSFFITIGLVLVAHYFVPIFWLSKLIQILAVIFLILILQFFRNPKRRGECNDYRVIAPVDGKVVVIEEVFEKEYFKDKRIQVSIFMSPVNVHVTRYAIGGKVVFSKYHPGKYLVAWHPKASEENERTTVVVENEVFGKVLYRQIAGALAKRIVNYAKEGDVALQGADAGFIKFGSRVDLFLPLDTKINVSLGDKVKGGIDFIAEKKVESSSDDCV
- a CDS encoding carbonic anhydrase, which translates into the protein MSDSYEQIFKNNRRWIESKLKENKDFFKELAEAQNPEFLYIGCSDSRVTAEELMGVKPGQVFVHRNIANVVNAIDMNVASVIQYAVEHLRVKHIVICGHYHCGGVKSAMTAQDLGLLNPWLRNIRDVYRLHQDELDAIEDEDKRYDRLVELNVQEQCINVIKTAAVQKRYIEEGVPWVHGWVFDLKNGKLIDLKIDFHKIMKDIQKIYDLTDTEWMMPRRR
- a CDS encoding DUF1573 domain-containing protein, producing the protein MKKILTFLFVAVFGAVTYAQEAESAEITFKAEEIDYGTVKAGSNGVRVFEFTNTGKAPLVITNATSTCGCTVPAWPKEPVAPGASGKIEVKYDTSRVGPIRKTIQVYSNAKNGTIKSLSIKGTVAQ
- a CDS encoding YebC/PmpR family DNA-binding transcriptional regulator is translated as MGRAFEFRKARKFKRWAAMAKTFTRIGKDIVMAVKEGGPHPESNSRLRAVIQNAKAANMPKENIERAIKKASEKDTANYKEVLFEGYAPHGIAVLIETATDNNNRTVANIRSYFNKCNGTLGTSGSVEFMFDHTCNFRINAEGLEAEELELEMIDFGAEEVFQDEDGIHIYAPFESFGAIQKELEGRNIEILSSGFERIPQITKELSPEEQADVEKLLEKIEEDEDVQNVYHTMKETES
- the mnmD gene encoding tRNA (5-methylaminomethyl-2-thiouridine)(34)-methyltransferase MnmD produces the protein MKRQIIITSDGSTSIYIEDWNESYHSKHGAIQEAYHVFIKNGLNLFESRSINILEIGFGTGLNAFITFLEHRKRKLNVNYQTVEAYPLTLQEAMAMNYVQQLNATDNLSVFEQLHTCTWEQEHSLCSSFRFKKRNQLFQNINDVKHFDLIYFDAFGARVQPELWNENIFRKMFQALKEGGYLVTYSAKGSVRRAMQACGFKVEKLQGPPGKREMLRARK
- a CDS encoding mechanosensitive ion channel family protein; this encodes MLLTATLTDLWGKIKNVMTIVIFDIKGNNFTLLTLIYLTLSSFLLIFLSKKLSHFLENKLLTKRISQQGVRAAIVTIARYFLLLFGFLFIFKSAGFDLSAFGWLFGALGVGIGFGLQNITNNFISGIIILFERPIKIGDRIQVGDISGDVVEISMRSTTVVTNDNISVIVPNSQFINTNVINWSHNDRLVRFHYPVGVSYKEDPEKVREIVLNVARQNTAVLENPAPAFWFVEYGDNSLNFELVVWTSTYTQKPVVLKSELYYAIFKEFAKHGIEIPFPQRDLHIRSGLPHLL
- a CDS encoding phosphatidate cytidylyltransferase, which gives rise to MNEFVKRIITGFIYIFLLLSAIMLDADAFDFLFLSFGIICLFEFKMLIKLRGLYIFIAFLFMWWVFIHLRTSEFSVYLLLLTTILVNSFLVLDLFSEKKPLRLRDNNYKFFISLVYIGAGCIFMPLIYKHELFNSYTKLEAQLTMIGILCIIWASDSFAYLIGKSLGKHKLLERISPKKTIEGTLGGLVGAIITASIISTYTEKTTWHWVVLSIVLVITGTLGDLVESRFKRVARVKDSGTSLPGHGGLLDRLDSLIFASPFAFLTLQFLAYVS